A stretch of the Mycolicibacterium celeriflavum genome encodes the following:
- a CDS encoding PH domain-containing protein → MTSGLPVEADWQRLSPRMLLVHPVHEVLRQIPVIVGTLVLGTATGNPLLAFAVLAVTVAIGLARWFTTTYRIGSEDVALRTGILQRKLLSVPRNRIRSVSTEARLLHRLLGLTVVRVGTGQEARGDAVFALDAVPAEQVGRLRAVLLADSLAADAEQPSAPGRVLARWTPSWLRYSPLSFTGLAMIAAAVGVVYQVGAQGAVRDSDVARSGLAVAERFGLAASIAVAALAILAASVVLSVLQSLLSYGNLELRRDFEVLHLKHGLVRVREHTFDMRRLRGGTLREPLLVRLFGGARLDAVMTGVGGEGEASLLLPPCPKHTAEAVLTDLIERRDAVSGPLRTHGPVATRRRWTRALVLPAVLAAALLVAPTPVWVWLPWAVLTAGCALLAVDRARSLGHRVGDGWLVARAGSLQRRRDCIQASGIIGWTVRQTWMQRRAGVATLVAATAAGVKHYQVIDVPADLAWSIAADASPWVADTKWACAGPELR, encoded by the coding sequence ATGACGAGCGGCCTCCCGGTCGAGGCCGACTGGCAGCGGCTCAGCCCACGGATGCTGCTGGTGCACCCCGTGCACGAGGTGCTACGGCAGATCCCGGTGATCGTCGGGACGTTGGTGCTCGGCACGGCGACGGGCAACCCGTTGCTGGCGTTCGCCGTGCTGGCGGTGACCGTGGCGATCGGCTTGGCACGCTGGTTCACCACCACCTACCGCATCGGCTCCGAGGATGTCGCGCTGCGCACCGGCATACTGCAGCGCAAGCTACTCTCGGTGCCCCGCAACAGGATTCGGTCCGTGTCCACCGAGGCGCGGCTACTGCACCGGCTGCTGGGGCTGACGGTGGTGCGCGTCGGCACCGGTCAGGAGGCCAGGGGCGACGCCGTCTTCGCGCTCGACGCGGTGCCTGCCGAGCAGGTAGGCCGGCTGCGGGCGGTGCTGCTGGCCGACTCGCTGGCCGCAGATGCGGAGCAGCCGAGCGCGCCGGGCCGGGTGCTCGCCCGGTGGACGCCGTCGTGGCTGCGCTACAGCCCACTCAGCTTCACCGGGCTGGCGATGATCGCCGCGGCGGTCGGCGTGGTGTACCAGGTGGGTGCCCAGGGCGCGGTCCGCGACTCGGATGTCGCGCGGTCGGGGCTGGCGGTCGCGGAACGGTTCGGGCTGGCGGCCAGCATCGCCGTTGCAGCGCTGGCAATCCTGGCGGCCTCGGTGGTGCTCTCGGTTCTGCAGTCGTTGTTGAGCTACGGAAACCTCGAGTTGCGGCGCGACTTCGAGGTGCTGCACCTCAAGCACGGACTGGTCCGGGTCCGCGAGCACACCTTCGACATGCGCAGGCTGCGCGGGGGCACGCTGCGGGAACCGTTGCTCGTGCGGTTGTTCGGCGGCGCCCGCCTCGACGCGGTCATGACCGGTGTCGGGGGAGAGGGCGAAGCGTCTCTGCTGCTGCCGCCGTGTCCGAAACACACGGCGGAGGCGGTGTTGACCGACCTGATCGAACGCCGGGACGCGGTGAGCGGTCCCCTTCGCACGCACGGACCCGTCGCGACGCGCAGGCGGTGGACGCGCGCGCTGGTGCTGCCCGCGGTCCTGGCGGCCGCGCTGCTGGTGGCGCCGACACCGGTCTGGGTGTGGCTGCCGTGGGCCGTGCTGACCGCGGGTTGTGCGCTGCTGGCCGTCGACCGTGCACGATCGTTGGGGCACCGGGTGGGAGACGGCTGGCTGGTCGCGCGCGCCGGCAGCCTGCAGCGCCGGCGCGACTGCATCCAGGCCTCGGGCATCATCGGCTGGACCGTGCGGCAGACCTGGATGCAGCGCCGGGCCGGGGTGGCGACGTTGGTGGCCGCGACCGCCGCGGGTGTCAAGCACTATCAGGTGATCGACGTGCCCGCGGATCTGGCGTGGTCGATCGCCGCCGACGCCTCGCCATGGGTGGCAGACACGAAGTGGGCGTGCGCGGGGCCCGAGTTGCGCTGA
- a CDS encoding PH domain-containing protein, whose amino-acid sequence MTDLLDPANKPSRKAPLVWAIGAAIPWSVLALGQVVWLLVDPREWWWHALAAAGTLLGIVVFVVVVPWWRYRVHRWDVDPRAVYTRTGWLTQERRIAPISRVQTVDTERGPLDRLFGLANVTVTTASSAGAVRIVALDADVADGVVARLTDIAALGGEDAT is encoded by the coding sequence ATGACCGATCTCCTGGATCCCGCGAACAAGCCGAGCCGCAAGGCGCCACTGGTGTGGGCGATCGGCGCCGCGATTCCCTGGTCGGTGCTGGCGCTCGGGCAGGTGGTGTGGTTGTTGGTGGACCCGCGCGAGTGGTGGTGGCATGCACTCGCGGCGGCAGGCACGCTGCTGGGCATCGTCGTGTTCGTCGTGGTGGTGCCCTGGTGGCGGTACCGGGTGCACCGGTGGGACGTCGACCCGCGGGCGGTGTACACCCGCACCGGTTGGTTGACCCAGGAGCGTCGGATCGCGCCCATCTCGCGGGTGCAGACCGTCGACACCGAACGCGGACCGCTGGACCGGCTGTTCGGGCTCGCCAACGTGACCGTGACGACCGCGTCGTCGGCGGGCGCGGTGCGCATCGTGGCGTTGGACGCCGACGTCGCCGACGGGGTCGTCGCGCGGCTCACCGACATCGCCGCGCTCGGCGGCGAGGACGCCACATGA
- a CDS encoding SDR family NAD(P)-dependent oxidoreductase: MGSKWTAADIPDQSGRTAIVTGANSGLGYDTAAALADKGAQVVLAVRNLDKGTEAKDRIKTASPNAIVTLQELDLSSLDSVRRAADELRAAHPRIDLLINNAGVMYVPNRELTKDGFEMQFGTNHLGHFALTGLLLDHLLPVDGSRIVTVSSVGHRLMARIRFEDPHFETGYNRVQAYGQSKLANLLFTYELQRRLKLKGAPTIAAAAHPGFSDTELMRYIPGFVPDFIWKIVAQPASMGALPTLRAATDPGVAGGQYYGPDGIGEVKGHPKVVASSGQSHNEDIQRRLWTMSEELTGVTYPV; this comes from the coding sequence ATGGGCAGCAAGTGGACCGCGGCCGACATTCCGGACCAGTCCGGGCGGACCGCCATCGTCACCGGCGCGAACAGCGGCCTCGGCTATGACACTGCGGCCGCGCTGGCCGACAAGGGCGCGCAGGTGGTGCTGGCGGTGCGCAACCTCGACAAGGGGACCGAGGCCAAGGACCGCATCAAGACGGCCAGCCCCAACGCCATCGTCACACTGCAGGAGCTCGACCTGTCCTCACTCGACAGCGTCCGCAGGGCCGCCGACGAGCTGCGCGCCGCGCACCCGCGCATCGACCTGCTGATCAACAACGCCGGCGTGATGTACGTGCCGAACCGCGAGCTCACCAAAGACGGTTTCGAGATGCAGTTCGGCACGAATCACCTCGGCCACTTCGCGTTGACCGGCCTGCTACTCGACCATCTGTTGCCCGTCGACGGGTCGCGCATCGTGACGGTCAGCAGCGTCGGGCACCGGCTCATGGCCCGAATCCGCTTCGAGGACCCCCACTTCGAGACGGGCTACAACCGGGTGCAGGCCTACGGGCAGTCGAAGCTGGCCAACCTGCTGTTCACCTACGAACTGCAGCGACGACTCAAACTCAAAGGCGCGCCGACGATCGCCGCTGCCGCCCACCCCGGTTTCTCCGACACCGAGTTGATGCGCTACATCCCCGGCTTCGTTCCCGACTTCATCTGGAAGATCGTCGCCCAGCCGGCGTCGATGGGCGCGCTGCCGACGCTCCGGGCGGCCACCGACCCGGGCGTGGCGGGCGGGCAGTACTACGGTCCCGACGGCATCGGCGAGGTCAAAGGACATCCGAAAGTCGTTGCGTCGAGCGGACAATCACACAACGAAGACATCCAGCGCCGGTTGTGGACGATGTCCGAGGAGCTGACCGGCGTCACCTACCCCGTCTGA
- the moeA gene encoding molybdopterin molybdotransferase MoeA, protein MRTVEEHQRVVAALIARRAPVSVPIADALGLVLADDVVAPLSLPGFDNSAMDGYAVDADDVATATPEHPVRLPVAEDIPAGRTDVLTLKSGTAHRIMTGAMLPAGATAVVPVEATNAAIDTVEIRAGARPGQHIRRAGEDVTAGTAVLHAGQVVTPAALGLAAALGLGELTVIPRQRVLVMSTGTELVAPGTPLAPGQIYESNAVMLAAALRDAGADVVASAMTGDDVDSFRDALARHTGDADLIITTGGVSAGAYEVVKDALGGSVEFVKVAMQPGMPQGCGRVDNTPIITLPGNPVSALVSFEVFIRSPLRAAMGLANPDRPRRTAVLTEHITSPRGKRQFRRGVLDDDAGMVTSYGPPASHHLRWLASANCLLEIAEDVDALPAGSQVQVWDLT, encoded by the coding sequence ATGCGCACCGTCGAGGAGCATCAGCGCGTCGTCGCCGCGTTGATCGCGCGCCGCGCACCGGTCAGCGTGCCGATCGCCGATGCGCTGGGCCTGGTGCTGGCCGACGACGTCGTCGCGCCGCTGTCGCTGCCGGGCTTCGACAACTCCGCGATGGACGGATACGCCGTGGACGCCGACGACGTGGCGACCGCGACGCCCGAGCATCCGGTGCGACTGCCCGTCGCAGAGGACATCCCGGCGGGGCGCACCGATGTGCTGACACTGAAATCCGGTACGGCACACCGGATCATGACCGGCGCGATGTTGCCCGCAGGCGCGACCGCGGTGGTGCCGGTCGAAGCGACCAACGCGGCGATCGACACCGTGGAGATCCGCGCCGGCGCGCGACCGGGCCAGCACATCCGGCGGGCCGGCGAGGACGTCACCGCCGGTACGGCGGTGCTGCACGCCGGGCAGGTCGTCACACCTGCCGCGCTGGGACTTGCCGCCGCGCTGGGCCTCGGCGAGCTCACCGTGATCCCGCGGCAGCGGGTGCTCGTGATGTCCACCGGCACCGAACTGGTCGCACCCGGCACACCGTTGGCACCCGGTCAGATCTACGAGTCGAACGCGGTGATGCTGGCCGCCGCCCTGCGCGACGCGGGCGCCGACGTGGTGGCTTCGGCGATGACCGGCGACGATGTCGACTCGTTCCGCGACGCCCTTGCGCGGCATACCGGTGACGCCGACCTGATCATTACGACCGGGGGCGTGAGTGCGGGCGCCTACGAAGTCGTCAAGGATGCATTGGGCGGGTCGGTGGAGTTCGTCAAGGTGGCCATGCAGCCGGGTATGCCGCAGGGATGCGGGCGTGTGGACAACACGCCGATCATCACGCTGCCGGGTAATCCGGTGAGCGCGCTGGTGTCGTTCGAGGTCTTCATCCGCTCGCCGCTGCGCGCCGCGATGGGCCTGGCCAATCCCGACCGGCCGCGGCGCACCGCGGTGCTGACCGAACACATCACCTCACCGCGCGGCAAACGGCAGTTCCGCCGCGGCGTGCTGGACGACGACGCCGGAATGGTGACGAGCTACGGCCCGCCCGCCTCGCACCACCTGCGCTGGCTGGCATCGGCGAACTGCCTCCTGGAGATCGCCGAGGACGTCGACGCGCTACCAGCGGGGTCGCAGGTCCAGGTGTGGGACCTGACCTGA
- a CDS encoding phosphatidylserine decarboxylase gives MARRPDLKSGPARLLALARTTIPPMHPAGLPFVGASLAAAALGRRNRWLRGAALASAAANAAFFRHPPRVPPTRPNLVVAPADGLICLIEEAPPPAELGLPATPLPRISIFLSIFDAHVQRAPIGGEVVAVEHRPGLFGSAELEAASEDNERYSVLIRTADGVEVIAVQIAGLVARRIVCDAKAGDKLAIGQTYGLIRYGSRLDTYLPAGSNIVVTTGQRALAGETVLAELP, from the coding sequence ATGGCCAGACGCCCCGACCTGAAATCCGGCCCTGCGCGGCTCCTGGCGCTGGCCCGTACCACCATCCCCCCGATGCATCCCGCCGGACTGCCGTTCGTCGGCGCCAGCCTCGCGGCGGCCGCCCTGGGACGGCGAAACCGGTGGCTGCGCGGTGCCGCCCTGGCGTCGGCCGCCGCCAACGCGGCATTCTTCCGGCATCCGCCGCGGGTGCCACCCACCCGGCCCAATCTCGTCGTCGCGCCCGCCGACGGCCTGATCTGCCTGATCGAGGAGGCGCCGCCACCGGCCGAACTCGGTTTACCCGCAACGCCGTTGCCGCGTATCAGCATCTTCCTGTCGATCTTCGACGCGCACGTGCAGCGTGCCCCGATCGGCGGTGAGGTCGTCGCCGTCGAGCACCGGCCGGGGCTGTTCGGCTCGGCCGAACTCGAGGCCGCCAGCGAGGACAACGAACGCTACAGCGTGCTGATCCGCACCGCCGACGGCGTCGAGGTGATCGCCGTGCAGATCGCGGGCCTGGTGGCGCGGCGCATCGTATGCGACGCCAAAGCGGGCGACAAGCTGGCGATCGGCCAGACCTACGGGCTGATCCGCTACGGCTCACGGCTGGACACGTATTTGCCCGCAGGATCCAACATCGTGGTGACGACGGGGCAGCGCGCGCTGGCGGGCGAGACGGTATTGGCCGAACTGCCGTGA
- the pssA gene encoding CDP-diacylglycerol--serine O-phosphatidyltransferase: protein MIRPRIKRSVVSLRILPSAMTVAAICLGLSAVKMALDDRPTEAMAFLAVAAILDALDGRIARALGATSRMGEEIDSLADAVNFGVAPAFIVYGTLLSQSRIGWIVVLVYAVCIVLRLARFNAMLEVDKPAYEKKYFVGMPAPAGAIGAIGPLAAKMQFGEGWWTSEPAVVIWMVGVSLLVVSTIPMRKIHTFSVPPNMVAPLLALVAIGVAAAILYGYVVILIIIGAYVVHIPFAIRTRRFLAAHPEVWDDKPRQQRAARRAIRRAQPHRRSVMRLGLRRPGS from the coding sequence GTGATCCGACCCCGCATCAAACGGTCCGTCGTCAGCCTGCGGATCCTGCCCAGCGCGATGACGGTCGCCGCGATCTGCCTCGGACTGAGCGCGGTCAAGATGGCGCTGGACGACCGGCCGACCGAGGCGATGGCGTTTCTGGCGGTCGCCGCGATCCTCGACGCGCTCGACGGGCGCATCGCCCGCGCTCTCGGCGCGACATCGCGGATGGGCGAGGAGATCGACTCGCTGGCCGACGCCGTGAACTTCGGTGTCGCACCGGCTTTCATCGTCTACGGCACGCTGCTGTCGCAATCGCGGATCGGCTGGATCGTGGTGCTGGTGTACGCGGTGTGCATCGTGCTGCGACTCGCGCGCTTCAACGCGATGCTGGAGGTCGACAAGCCGGCCTACGAGAAGAAGTACTTCGTCGGCATGCCCGCACCGGCGGGCGCTATCGGCGCGATCGGTCCGCTGGCCGCCAAGATGCAGTTCGGTGAGGGCTGGTGGACGTCGGAGCCCGCGGTGGTGATCTGGATGGTGGGCGTCTCGCTGCTCGTGGTCAGCACGATCCCGATGCGCAAGATCCACACGTTCTCGGTGCCGCCCAACATGGTCGCACCGCTGCTGGCGCTCGTGGCGATCGGCGTCGCGGCGGCGATCCTGTACGGCTACGTCGTGATCCTGATCATCATCGGCGCCTACGTCGTGCACATCCCGTTCGCCATCCGCACCCGACGCTTCCTGGCCGCGCATCCCGAGGTGTGGGACGACAAACCACGCCAGCAGCGCGCGGCCCGCCGGGCGATCCGCCGCGCCCAGCCACACCGCCGGTCCGTGATGCGACTCGGACTGCGCAGGCCCGGTTCCTGA
- a CDS encoding AAA family ATPase gives MTELQSDRPAPRHRLTLTARLNTSALDSRRGVVRLHPEAIAALGIREWDAVSLTGSRTTAAVVGEAPAGVPAGTALLDDVTLSNAGLREDTTVLVAPVTVYGARSVTLSGSRLASQSISPATLRQALLGKVMTVGDTVSLLPRELGPDIPSSRATAALASSVGITWTSELLTVTGTDPAGPVSVQPNSAVTWGDAAATGAAAPPANPATGRAVVTTPEKTPPALGIDDLKGAQAQAQRLTEWLKLALDQPELLETLGATANLGVLVSGPAGVGKAALVRAVCADRRLVELDGPEVGSLRAEDRLSSVASAVATVRDGGGVLLITDIDALLPSTAEPVSTLILTELRNAVATSGVAFVATSQQPDNVDPRLRAPDLCDRELGLSLPDGAIRKQLLEVLLRDVPAKDLDVEQIAQRTPGFVVADLSALVREAALRAAARASADGEPPALTQDDLLGATTVIRPLSRSATEEVSVGSVTLDDVGDMTATKQALTEAVLWPLQHPDTFQRLGVAPPRGVLLYGPPGCGKTFVVRALASSGRLSVHAVKGAELMDKWVGSSEKAVRELFRRARDSAPSLVFLDEMDALAPRRGQSFDSGVTDRVVAALLTELDGIEPLRDVVVLGATNRPDLIDPALLRPGRLEKLVFVEPPDAEARREILRTAGKSIPLASEGEQAVDLDALADELDGYSAADCVALLREAALTAMRRSIDAADVTAADVAQARKNVRPSLDAAQVESLRAFSAAR, from the coding sequence ATGACCGAACTGCAGTCCGACCGCCCGGCTCCACGGCATCGGCTCACGCTGACCGCGCGGCTGAACACCTCGGCGCTGGACTCGCGACGCGGGGTGGTCCGCCTACATCCCGAAGCCATTGCCGCGCTTGGCATTCGCGAATGGGATGCCGTGTCGCTCACCGGTTCCCGCACCACCGCCGCCGTGGTCGGCGAGGCACCCGCCGGGGTGCCGGCGGGCACCGCGCTGCTCGACGACGTCACGCTGTCCAACGCGGGCCTGCGTGAGGACACCACCGTGTTGGTCGCGCCGGTCACCGTCTACGGCGCGCGGTCGGTGACGCTGTCCGGGTCGAGGCTGGCGAGCCAGTCGATCTCCCCCGCGACGCTGCGCCAGGCGCTGCTGGGCAAGGTCATGACGGTCGGTGACACCGTGTCACTGCTGCCCCGTGAGCTGGGACCCGACATCCCGAGCTCGCGCGCGACCGCGGCGCTGGCGTCGTCGGTCGGCATCACCTGGACATCCGAACTGTTGACGGTGACCGGCACCGATCCCGCGGGACCTGTGAGCGTGCAACCCAATTCGGCGGTCACCTGGGGCGACGCCGCGGCGACGGGGGCTGCCGCACCGCCCGCGAACCCCGCCACCGGCCGGGCGGTGGTCACCACACCGGAGAAGACGCCGCCGGCGCTCGGCATCGACGACCTCAAAGGTGCACAGGCGCAAGCGCAGCGGCTCACCGAATGGCTCAAGCTGGCACTCGACCAGCCGGAGCTACTCGAAACATTGGGCGCGACAGCCAATCTCGGTGTGCTCGTGTCCGGCCCAGCAGGCGTCGGCAAGGCCGCGCTGGTGCGCGCGGTGTGCGCCGACCGGCGGCTCGTCGAGCTCGACGGTCCCGAGGTCGGCTCGCTGCGGGCCGAGGACCGGCTGTCCAGCGTGGCGTCCGCCGTGGCGACCGTTCGCGACGGCGGCGGCGTGCTGCTGATCACCGACATCGACGCGCTGCTGCCCTCCACCGCCGAACCGGTCTCGACACTGATCCTCACCGAACTCCGCAACGCGGTCGCGACGAGCGGGGTGGCGTTCGTCGCGACGTCGCAGCAACCCGACAACGTCGACCCGCGACTGCGCGCGCCCGACCTGTGCGACCGAGAGCTCGGGCTGAGCCTGCCCGACGGGGCGATTCGCAAACAGCTGCTGGAAGTGCTGCTGCGCGACGTCCCGGCCAAGGACCTCGACGTCGAGCAAATCGCCCAGCGCACACCGGGTTTCGTCGTCGCCGACCTGTCCGCACTGGTGCGTGAGGCGGCGCTGCGGGCGGCCGCCCGAGCAAGTGCCGACGGCGAGCCACCGGCGCTGACGCAGGACGACCTGCTGGGCGCGACGACCGTCATCCGCCCGCTGTCGCGGTCGGCGACCGAGGAGGTTTCGGTCGGCTCGGTGACGCTCGACGACGTCGGCGACATGACGGCCACCAAGCAGGCGCTGACCGAAGCGGTGCTGTGGCCGCTGCAGCATCCCGACACGTTCCAACGCCTCGGCGTCGCACCGCCGCGCGGCGTGCTGCTCTACGGGCCGCCCGGCTGCGGCAAGACGTTCGTGGTGCGGGCGCTGGCCAGCTCGGGCCGGCTGTCGGTGCACGCCGTCAAGGGCGCCGAGCTGATGGACAAGTGGGTCGGCTCGTCGGAGAAGGCGGTGCGCGAGCTGTTCCGGCGGGCCCGCGACTCGGCGCCGTCGCTGGTGTTCCTCGACGAGATGGACGCGCTGGCGCCGCGGCGCGGCCAGAGCTTCGACTCCGGGGTCACCGATCGCGTGGTGGCCGCACTGCTCACCGAACTCGACGGCATCGAACCGCTGCGCGATGTGGTGGTGCTCGGCGCGACGAACCGGCCCGACCTGATCGACCCCGCGCTGCTGCGGCCGGGCCGACTGGAGAAGCTGGTGTTCGTCGAACCGCCCGACGCCGAAGCCCGTCGCGAGATCCTGCGCACCGCGGGCAAGTCGATACCGCTGGCCTCCGAGGGCGAGCAGGCCGTGGACCTCGACGCGCTGGCCGACGAACTCGACGGCTACAGCGCCGCCGACTGCGTGGCGCTGCTGCGCGAGGCCGCGCTGACCGCGATGCGGCGCTCGATCGACGCCGCCGACGTCACCGCGGCCGACGTCGCACAGGCCCGCAAGAACGTGCGGCCGTCACTGGATGCGGCGCAAGTCGAGTCGCTGCGCGCCTTTTCCGCCGCCCGCTGA